In the Paenibacillus sp. FSL H7-0357 genome, one interval contains:
- a CDS encoding LysR family transcriptional regulator yields MTVDIRDMQIFLAVANEGSITKAAEKMEYVQSSISIRIQQLEKELKTSLFRRGRQGVRLTTSGETLKSYAEKIVFLTQEAERVVADNSIPRGPLRIGSPETTAAVRIPSILTDYLKAYPEVDLALKTGTTEELIHLVLKYELDGAFVAAPVDHAELVITEVGVEELAFISGGQFPSIDQPEQLRNLTLLVFRVGCSYRRKLEDWLHLQGIIPAKIMEFGTLEGILGCIHAGLGVSLLPRSVIERAMVQYNLRSQQISDEFYKTPTLFIRRRDTYETAAMSEFIRISRQRFNLT; encoded by the coding sequence ATGACGGTGGACATCCGGGACATGCAGATTTTTCTGGCAGTTGCAAACGAAGGAAGCATTACCAAAGCAGCCGAAAAAATGGAATATGTTCAGTCGAGTATAAGTATCCGTATCCAGCAGCTTGAAAAAGAACTGAAAACATCGCTATTTCGTCGTGGGCGGCAAGGAGTCCGGCTCACAACATCTGGAGAGACACTCAAGTCCTATGCTGAGAAAATTGTCTTTCTTACTCAAGAGGCAGAACGGGTCGTGGCAGATAACTCGATCCCAAGAGGGCCACTTCGGATCGGATCGCCCGAAACCACAGCAGCGGTTCGGATACCATCTATTCTTACCGATTACCTTAAAGCTTATCCAGAGGTGGATTTGGCTTTAAAAACTGGAACGACGGAAGAACTTATTCATTTAGTGTTGAAATACGAGTTGGATGGAGCTTTCGTAGCTGCGCCAGTTGATCATGCTGAGCTCGTTATTACTGAGGTGGGGGTTGAGGAGCTTGCGTTCATATCGGGAGGGCAATTCCCCTCAATAGACCAGCCGGAACAATTGCGAAATCTGACTTTACTAGTATTTCGTGTTGGGTGTTCATACCGACGAAAACTTGAGGATTGGTTACATTTACAAGGAATTATTCCTGCTAAAATCATGGAGTTCGGAACATTGGAAGGAATCCTTGGATGTATTCATGCTGGTCTCGGGGTATCCCTTTTACCTCGCTCGGTGATTGAAAGAGCCATGGTTCAATATAACTTGCGATCTCAACAAATCTCGGACGAGTTCTATAAAACCCCGACTCTATTCATACGTCGTAGAGATACTTATGAAACTGCAGCTATGTCCGAATTTATCCGGATTTCAAGACAGAGGTTCAATCTTACTTAA